The following is a genomic window from Spirosoma foliorum.
TCAAAGCCACGAAACAGACAGTGGCTACTGGCTGGCATCAAAAAGAGGACCTTTGACCTCGCCGTTGCCAGTCTGGTAACGGTAGTGGTTCTTATGTGGCTTATTCCTCTACTAATTCTAGCGATAAAATTAACTTCACCAGGGCCACCCTTATTTATTCAGTTGCGAACGGGTCGGAATGGTCGCGTATTTCCATGTCTGAAATTTCGAACAATGACGTATGATCGTAATGCTCAATTTCGTCAGGCAACGCGCAATGACCAGCGGGTAACTCGCCTTGGAAAGTTTCTGCGACGAACGAATCTCGATGAAATGCCGCAGTTTCTGAATGTACTGATGGGACATATGAGTATTGTCGGGCCTCGTCCGCATCCATTACCGCTAGATGCTGAGCATTGGCATACACTACCTGGTTACAAAGAACGTTACGCTGTCCGTCCCGGTATTACCGGCTTAGCCCAGGCAAGAGGAGCACGAGGTGAAACCGACGAGTTGTATAAAATGAAACAACGCGTACGCTACGATCATTTGTACATCCGTCGCCAGTCGTCTCGCCTGGATGCGAAAATTTGTTGGTGGACAATTAAATCAGCCATCTTAGGAAATAAAAATGCCTGGTAGTCAGATTTTAACCAATATTTCTCTAATAAATGGCACGCGTTTTACAAATTAATCTATACGATGCCGGATTAGACTCGGCTGTTCAGGAGATAATCCAGCAATGTCAGTTAACGGAATCCCGGCAAAACAGGTGTGTTAGTGCCACCGATGCCCACGGCTTAGTAACCGCCTTTAGAGAGCCAGCTTTTAAAGCCGTCCTGAATTCGTTTTACTGGAATCTGCCCGATGGTATGCCCAGTGTCTGGATCGGAAAACTAAAGGGGGCAAAGCAAATGACTCGTTGTTATGGTCCTGACCTGTTCCGGTATGTTTTTGAGAACAGTGCCAATACATCCATCAAACATTTCCTGTGTGGGGGTAAGGAGGGTATAG
Proteins encoded in this region:
- a CDS encoding sugar transferase, whose amino-acid sequence is MQASTNGKTFQLYLAYDVQSKPRNRQWLLAGIKKRTFDLAVASLVTVVVLMWLIPLLILAIKLTSPGPPLFIQLRTGRNGRVFPCLKFRTMTYDRNAQFRQATRNDQRVTRLGKFLRRTNLDEMPQFLNVLMGHMSIVGPRPHPLPLDAEHWHTLPGYKERYAVRPGITGLAQARGARGETDELYKMKQRVRYDHLYIRRQSSRLDAKICWWTIKSAILGNKNAW